TTCTTGAGGATGGACCCCACGGTGTCCATGGCCTTGATCACCCGCGGGTCGTTGAACGGGATCTTGTGGGCGACCCACTGGTCGTAGACGTCCGTGCCCTGCTGACGCAGCAGGACGTCCTCGATCCAGTCCGTCACAGGCCAGCCGGTCGCCTCGGCGGACTCGATGCCCGCGCACCACGGCTTGACGCCCGACGCCGCGACCTTCTCCGTCACGGCCATCAGCTCGGACCACGTGCGGGGAACGCTCAGTCCCCTGTCGCGGAAGAACTTCGGCGAGTACCAGACGAACGACTTCACGTTCGCGACCAGCGGCGTGCCGTAGAGGGTGCCGTTCACGGTCGCATAGCTGTTCCAGTCCGCCGACCAGCCCTGCTTGGCGAGGGCCACGACCCCGGCGCTCGCGGGCTTGAGCTTCCCCGCCCGCGCAAAGCGTTCCAGGAGCCCGGGCTGAGGGAAGAACGCCACGTCAGGCGCACTCCCGCCGTCGACCCGGAGCTGGATCTGGGCCTCGAACTCCCCGTCCCCCTCGTACTGGACGTCGATTCCCGTGCAGTCCGCGAAGTCCGCCCAGGTCTCTTCGAACAGGTCGGCCTCCCGGTCCCGGTTCTCCGCGTAGACGGTGACCTTGGTGCCGGGGTGCTTGCCGTACCTGGCGTACGGCCCACAGTCCACGGCGGTGTGCGACGGCGAACCACTGTCCTGCGGAACACCGCAGGCGGTGGCAAGGGCGGCGAGGGCGATGACGGCGAGCGCGAGCCTCGCGCCGAACCTCATGGGTGCATCTTCTCCGATCGCCCGCCGAAGGGTCCTCGGGGGCGATCAGAAGCTACCAGCGCTCGAATATTATCGACTAATCGTTCGATCCCGAACGATCGGGTCAGTGGGCGGTGGCCCGGGCCGCGTCCTGGATCAGCTCCGCCACGGCCTTGGGCTGGGCGAGCATGACCAGATGGGAGGAGTCGACCTCGACGGTGGTCATGCCGGCGCGCTCGTACCCGAAGCGCTCCACATCGGGGTTGATCGTGCGGTCGGAGGAGGCGACCAGGCCCCACGAGGGCTTGGTCTTCCACGCCGCGACAGGCGCCGCCTCCGAGAAGGCACGTGCGGCCAGGGGGCGCTGGGAGACGGCGAGCACCGCGGCGAGGTCGGGGTCGACGTCCGCCGCGAAGAGGGCGGGGAACTTCTCGATCTCCACCGAGACGTCGGTGCCGGTCTCGGTGGAGCCGGCCACCGGGAACGGGGTGTAGACGAGCGCGTCGGCGAGACCGGAGTCGGGGAAGCGGCCCTGCAGCTCGCCCAGGCTCTCGCCCTCCTCCAGCGCGTATCCCGCGAGGTACACCAGTGCGCGGACGTTGTCCTCCGTGCCGGCGAGGGTGATGACGGCGCCGCCGTAGGAGTGTCCGACCAGGATCACGGGGCCTTCGACGGCGCGGACCACCGAGGCGATGTACGCGGCGTCGTCGACGAGGCTGCGGTTGGGCACCGCCGGGGCCACCACTTCCATGCCGGCGGCAGTCAGTTCGGGGATGACGCGGGCGAAGCTGGAGGCGTCGGCGAAGGCGCCGTGGACCAGGACGACGGTGGGGCGGGCGTGTCGGGACATGGGGGAACTCCTCGGTGCGTGACGGGGAATGGGGCTGGGGACAGGGATGGGGCTGGGGATGCGGGAGATGGATGCGCGGTGCTTCACAGGCCGAAGCGGGCGCGCCTCGCCTCGGGCACCAGGTCGGTGTACTCGGGGTGCTTGCCGATCCAGCCCCGGATGAAGGGGCAGTACGGCAGGACGCGCAGCCCACGGGCCCGGGCGTCGTCGAGCGCTCCCCGGGCGAGGAGACCGCCCAAGCCCTGGCCGGCGAACCGGCTGTCGATCTCGGTGTGGATGAAGGCGATCTCGCCCTCCGAGAGGTGGTACTCGGCGAAGCCCGCGGTCTCGGTGCCGTCGTCGCCGGCGAGGATCTCGTACCGGGACTTCTGAGGCCGGTCCGTCACCTGCGGTTCCATGGGTGCTCCTGTGCGGTCGTGGTGTGACGGGGTGGGTGGGCGCGGTCAGAGCGTGCGGCGCACGCCCGCCTGGCGTTCCAAGTTGCGGAGCTGGACGGCCAGGTCGCCTTCCACGGCGAGGTGGGCGGGGCCGCTGCGGCCGATGGGCAGGACCTGCTCGCTGCGCATGTCCTCGAGCATCAGGGCGAACGCCGTGTACATCGCGACCAGCGCCACCACGAGGCCGAGCGCGCCGGACGTGCGCGTCAGCCATTCGGCACCGGTGATGCCCCCGAGACCGGTGGCCGCCCAGCGAGGCAGGGAGACCGCGAGGACGAGCCACAGCGCGCGCTTGGGCCGGGTCACGGCGGTCATCAGGGCCCCGAAGCAGAGGAGCGCCAGGTTGAACACGCCGAGGACCTGAAGGCCGTCGGCCGCGCCGCTGAGCATGATGAGCGAGTAGGGCAGCCAGCTGCCGGCGAAGACCGCCATCAGCGTCGCCGCGATCACGTCACGGGCGCCGAAGGCCAGGAAACTCACCAGGAGTTGGAGCACGAAGGCCGGCAGCACGGTGTAGGCGACGGCGGCGCGGGCCGCCTCGTCGAAGAGCCCGAGCTGGAGGCAGCCCGTCATCACGGACGCGATGGCTATCGTGAAGAAGCCGAGCGGCATGGGTGAGGCGATGGGGCGCAGGTTGATCCGTGTCATCGACCGGAGGTCCGGTTCGAAACGGCGTCCCGGGGGCGCGTCCGGCGAGGTCGCCGGGGTGTCGCCGCTGTCGGCGGCGGGGGAGGCTGCGGACATCGGGTGGATCTCTCTTTCAGTGCTCGAAGCAGGGGTCGACGAAGGACGGCGTCGTGTCGGGGACGGAGCCCCGGGCGACGCGCCAGCGGCGGTGCTGCTCGGACTCGGCGACGGCCTCGGCCACGGCCGATGCCTGGCGGGCGCCGCTCTGGTAGCCGCCGAAGTGGGCCACGGGGCTCCACTCCGGGGTGACCGGCGGGACGGCCTCGTCGAGACCTTCGTACTCGGCGGAGGCGTAGACGATGCGGCCGCCGACGACGGTGAGGACGGACTCGATGTCGGGAATGACGTCCTCGGGCACAGTGAGGAAGTCGTCGGAGAGGATCGTGAGGTCGCCGTAGCAGCCCTCTCGAAGGGTTCCCTTGACGTCCTGCTCGCCGGTGAGCTGCGCTCCGCCCCGGGTGTAGAGGCCGAGGGCGGTCTCCCGGTCGATCAGGTTCCCGGCCGGGTAGAGGGCCGTGCCGCCGACGGTGCGCCCGGTGACCAGCCAGTGGAGCGCGACCCAGGGGTTGTACGAGGAGACGCGGGTGGCGTCGGTTCCGGCGGCGACGGTCAGGCCCCGGTCGAGCATGGCCCGGACCGGCGGGGTGTGGGCGGCGGCCTCGGCGCCGTAGCGGTCGAGGAAGGCGGCGCCCTGGAAGGACATCCGGTTCTGCACGGACAGCGCGCCGCCGAGGGCCGCGATCCGGTCGAGGCTGTTGGCCGAGACCGTCTCCGCGTGGTCGAAGAGCCAGCGGTTGCCGCCGGGGAAGAGCCCTTCGGCCGCGAGCTTCTCGAAGACGGCCAGGTCGCGGCGGATCGTCTCGTCGTAGGTCGCGTGGAGCCTAAAGCCCCAGCCGTTCTCGAGCAGCAGCCGGACGGCGCTCTCGAATTCGGTCTCGTAGCCGGCGGCGAGTTCGGGCCGGGGTTCGGAGAAGTTCTCGAAGTCGGCGGCGGCCCAAGTCAGGTTCTCTCCCGCGCCGTTGAGCCGGAGCCACTCGTCCCCGTCCCCAGGCTTGACCATCTCGGTCCAGCGCTTCAGGTCGGCGAGCTCCTGGCCGGCCGTCTGCGGAAAGAGGTGGTAGGCGATCCGGAGGGTCAGCTCCCCCGACCGGGCGAGGTCGACGACCGTGGCGTAGTTGTCGGGGAAGTTCTGGAACCCGCCGGCGGCGTCGACCGCGGACGTCAGTCCGAAGCGGTTCAGCTCGCGCAGGAAGTGGCGCGTCGACGTCCGCTTGTCGGCCTCGTCGAGAGCCGGCGCCTTGGCCAGGGTCGAGTACAGGATGAGGGCGCTCGGCGCCGCGAGGAGCACGCCGTTGGGTTCGCCGTCCCGGCCCCGGACGATCTGCCCGCCGCGGGGATCCGGGGTGTCGCGGGTGAATCCGGCTGCCTGCACCGCGGCCCGGTTCATCAGCGCCGACTGGTACAGGTGCAGGACGAAGACCGGGGTGTCGGGGGCGGCGGCGTTCAGCTCCGCAACGGTCGGCATCCTGCGCTCGGCGAACTGCTCGGCGGTCCAGCCGCCCACCACCCGGATCCACTGCCCCTTCGGGGTGCGGCCGGCCTGCTCGCGCAGCATCGCGAGGGCGTGTCGGAGGCTTCGTACGCCGTCCCAGCGCAGCTCCAGGACGTAGTTCAGGCCGCCCCGGATGACATGCAGGTGCGAGTCGTTGAGGCCGGGGATCACCCGGCGGCCGAGGGCGTCGACGACCTTCGTTCCCGGCCCGACGAGGTGGGCGAGGTCGTGGTCGTCGCCGAGGGCCGCGACCCTGCCGTCGCGGATCGCGACGACACGGGCCTCGGGCCGGTCGGGGTCACCGGTGAAGACCTTGGCGTTACGGACGAGGAGGTCGGCGTGCTCGCGCTCCCGACGCGGGGCGGGGACGAGGCCCGCCACCGGCATGCTCGTCGACGGCCCGGTCATGCGAGGGCCTTGCGCAGGGTGTCAGTGGCGAGACCGATGGCGAGCTCCGCGGCCTGCGTCTCGCGCAGTGCGTTCAGCATCACGAAGTCGTGGATGACGCCCTGGACGCGCAGGGCGGTGACGGGGACGCCGGCTGCGCGGAGCTTCGCCGCGTACGCCTCGCCCTCGTCGCGCAGGACGTCCGCCTCGGCGGTGATGACCAGGGCCGGCGGCAGGCCGGTGAGCTGCTCGGTGGTGGCGCGCAGCGGCGAGGCGGTGATCTGGGCGCGCTCGGCCTCGGCGGTCGTGTACTGGTCCCAGAACCACTTCATGGCGTCGCGGCGCAGGAAGTAGCCCTCGCCGAACTGGTGGTACGAGTCGGTGTCGAAGCTCGCGTCCGTGACCGGGTAGAAGAGGACCTGCTGGACGAGCACGACGTCGCCGCGCTGCTTGGCCATGAGGGTGAGGGCGGCGCTCATGTTGCCACCGACCGAGTCGCCCGCGACGGCGATCCGCGTGCCGTCGAGGTCCTTGTGGTGCCCCTCGCGGGCGACCCACTGGGCGACGCTGTAGTTCTGCTCGATCGCGACGGGGTAGCGCGCCTCGGGCGAGAGGTCGTACTCGGGGAACACCACGGCCGCCCGGGTGCCGACGGCGAGTTCGCGGACGAGCCGGTCATGGGTGTGGGCGTTGCCGAAGACCCAGCCCGCGCCGTGGATGTAGAGGATGACAGGAAGCGGGCCGGTGGCGCCGCGGGGGCGGACGATCCGGGCGCGGACGTCGCCGGTCGGGCCGCCGTGGACGGTGATCCACTCCTCGTCGACCTCGGGCAGGGGGACGCCCTCACCGCTCTGGACACCGTCCACGGCCTTACGGCCTTCGGCGACGGGGATCTGGTAGAGGTACGGCGGCTGGGCGGTGGCGTCGGCGAAGGCCTGGGCGGCGGGTTCGAGGATCGGTCGGTTCTTCATCAGGGGTTCTCCTTCTGGGGATGTACGGGAGGGCGCAGGTCGGGGGCTCAGCGGGTCGCCCGTACGGCGTCGAGGATCACGTCGGTGACCACGGCCGGACGGGAGACGGCCACGGCGTGCGACGCGTCCACTTCGGTGATGTGCGAGCCGGCACGCCGGGCCATCCACCGTTCGGCGGCCGGCGGGATGTTCTTGTCGGCGGTGGCGATCAGCGCCCAGGACGGGATCGTCTTCCAGGCCGCTTCCCCGGCCGTCTCCTCCAGCGCGGCGGTGGCGACCGGGCGCTGGGTCGCGGCCATGACGGCCGCGTCGGCGGTGGGGACATCGGCGGCGAACTGCCGGTGGAACTTGGCCCGTTCGATGACGAGTTCGGTGCCGCTGCCACCGCCGGGCAGCGGGTACGACCGCGGGTTCACGGTGTCGCCGAGGGTGGAGCCGGGGAACTTGGCGGCGAGCTCGGCCGCGCTCTCGCCCTTGTCCGGGGTGAACGCGGCGATGTAGACGAGGGCCTTCACACGGATGTCGCCCAGCGCGGCGCCACTGATGACGGCGCCGCCGTAGGAGTGGCCGACCAGGACGACGGGTCCCTCGACGGCGGCCAGCACGCTGCGCAGGTAGGCGGTGTCCGCGGCGAGACCGCGCAGCGGGTTGGCGGGGGCCAGGACGGGGTAGCCGGCGCGCTGCAGCCGCCTGATCGTGCCGCTCCAACTGGAGGCGTCGGCGAACGCCCCGTGGACTAGGACGATCGTGGGCTTGGGTCCGTGCCGGTCGGCGCCGGCGGCGGCCGGGCCACTCGCGGGTGCGGCGGGTGTGGCAGGTGTGGCAGGTGCGGCGGGTGCGGCGCCCATGAGGGCGGCCAGCGTGGCCGGCAGGGCGAGGGCGAGGGTGCGCCTCTTGGGGTGCATGAGGGTTTCCTTGTCGGGTGGTGAGGCGTTCGGGTGCGCTCGGGCGGGCGGGAGGGTGCGCCGATGGGGCCGAGCGGGTGCGGCGGTCGGGCGGGGCCTCGCCTCAGAGGCCGTACGCCTCCAGGAGCCGGAGCCAGACCTCGCTCACCGTCGGGAAGGCGGGCACGGCGTGCCACAGGCGCTCCAGGGGGACCTCGCCCACGATGGCCACGGTGGCGGTGTGGATGAGTTCGGTCGCCAGGGGGCCGGTGAGCGTGCAGCCGACGACGACTCCCCGGGTCTCGTCGACGACGAGCTTGGCGTGGCCGCGGTAGTCGTCCGCGTGGAGCGCGGCGCCGGCGACGTCGTCGATGCGGTACTCCACCGTGCGTACCGCGAGACCCGCTTCGCGTGCCGCGCGTTCCGTGAGACCGACGCTCGCGACCTCGGGACGGGTGAAGACGGCCTGGGGGACGGCAATGTGGTCGGCCTCCGCGCTCCACGGCTGTCGGCCGCCGGTGACGGCCGGGCGCCCTGCTGCCCGCTCGGCGATCGCCGCCGTGCAGGCGCGGGCCTGGTACTTGGCCATGTGGGTCAGCGGCGCACGGTGATTCACGTCGCCGACGGCGTAGAGCCATGCGCCCTCGACCGCGGTGACCCGACAGGTGTCGTCGACCGGGAGCCAGTCGCCTGCCGGCAGTCCGACGGAGTCCAGGCCGAGGTCCGCGGTGCGCGGGCGACGGCCGACCGCGGCGAGGACCTCGTCGCAGACGAGGGCGGTGCCGTCGTCCGTGTTCACGGTCACCGTGCGGGTGTCGGCGTCACGGGCGACTCGGACGGCCGACACCCCGAAGCGGATCGTGACGCCCAGATCGCTCAGCCCCCGGGTGACCTCTTCGCCGGCACACGGCTCCCAGCCGGTCAGCAGGGCCTGGTCGCGGACCAGCAGAGTGACGGAGGAGCCGAGCGAGCGCCACGCGGTGGCCATCTCGCAGGCCACCGCTCCCCCGCCGATGACGACGAGCCGCTCGGGCACCGCGTCGGCCGTGGTGGCCTGCCGGTTGGTCCACACACCGATCCGGTCGAGCCCTTCGACCGGCGGAAGGGCGGGCTCCGTGCCGGTGCAGACCACGACCGCGAGCCGGGCCCGAAGGGTGTGGACCGTGCCGTCGGCCCCGGTCACCTCCACCCGGCGCTCACCGGCGAGCCGTCCGTGGCCCCGTACGAGCGCGATGCCCGCACCGTCGAGCCAGTCGGCCTGGCCGGTGTCGTCACCGCGCCCGGTGAAACGGTCACGCCGGGCCAGGACGCGCGCCGGGTCGAGTGCCGCCGTGACCGACTGCCGGGCCCCGTCGACCGACCGGGCCGCCGCTCGGGCGGCGCCGGGTCGCAGCAGGGCCTTGCTCGGCACGCAGGCACGGTAGGAGCACTCGCCGCCGACCGCCTCGGCCTCGACGACGACGGCGGTCAGTCCCGACCGGACGGTCCGGTCGGCGACGACCTCGCCGGCCGGACCGCCGCCGACCACGACGACGTCGTACGTGTCCTCCATCAGCTGCGCACCAGGGGGGTGTCGACGAGGTGCTCGGCCAGGAACCACACCTGTGCCTCGCCGGTGCGGATGACGTCGGAGACGAGCAGGTCGGCGCTGCCCTCGTCGCCCTCCCCGGAGAGCCGGGCGGCGGCGTCCCGGGCGTCGATCAGGATCCGTTCGTGCGCGTCGAGGAGCCGCGACAGCATGACGGGGACCGGCTCGACGCCGTCCGGCGGCCGGGGTATCGCAGTCAGCTCCGCGACGTGGCGCGGGTCTCCGACCGCGACGCCGCCGAGGCTCTGGATCCGCTCGGCCAGCGCGTCAACGATGGCCAGTTGGGCTTCCGCGTGCTTGTCCAGCATCAGGTGGAGCGAGTAGAAGGTAGCCCCGCGCATGAGCCAGTGGTGCTTCTTGTAGAGGGAGTACAGGATCTGCGTGTCGGCGAGTACGCGGTTCAGCCGCTGGCACGCGTACATGCGGGTGTCGTGGCCGAGACCGATCGGCAGCTGCTTGAGCGTGCCGAACGCCTGGGTCTCGGCGCCCTTCTGATGCAGCAGCGGCTGGCCACCGCCGTGCAGGGTCGTGAGGGTGTCCATCGGGTGCTCCTGTTCGGGAGAGAGGGTGGGAAGGGCCCGGCCGCCCGGTCGGGGGTACGCGGGCGGCCGGACCCGGTCTGTGCGGCTCGCGCTCAGCGGTCGGCGATCGCCGGGGCGGGGGGCCGGTGCAGAACGAGCCGGGTGAGGAGTCCGCTGCCGAGACCCGCCACGAGCGCGAGGGCGGCCCACCACAGCGGGTACGGCGTGAGGCCGAGGGCCGCGTCGAGGGACCAGGCGCCGGGTCCGGTGGCGGCGAGGGCGGCGGCGGTGCCGACGAGGACGAGCGGGTACTCGTATCCGTCGTTCTGCACCCAGAGCCCGTGGCGCCATTTCACGGTGAGCGCGACCGTCATGACCCCGATGACGCCGGTCGCGGCGAGCGGAGTCAGGAGGCCGGCGGCGAGCAGCAGGCCAGATCCGATCTGACCACCGCCCGCCGCCAGGGCGGTGAGGGCACCGCCGCGGAAACCGTCGGCGCGGAACTCCTCGGTACCACCCTCGAGCCCCTTGCCGCCCAGGTGTGAGCTGATCTTCTGCACACCGTGGCCGGCGACGAGCAGTCCCACCAGCAGACGCAGGATCAGAATGCCGGTGTCCACAGGGGTCAGCCGGCGGCGTGCGCGCCGATGACGGCCTGCGCGTACACGACGCCCAAGCCGTAAGCGCCCGCGTGGGCCTTGACGATCTCCATGACCGCGCCGTACGACTCCTGGCGCGCCCAGTCGCGCTGCAGTTCCAGGAGCACCTGCACCCAGGTCACCGGGACGGCGCCGGCGGCGATCATCCGCTGCAGCGCGTGCTCGTGGGCGGCCGGGCTGACGCCGCCGGAGGCGTCGGAGACCACGTACACCTCGTACCCCTGCTCAAGGGCGGAGAGCGCGGGCAGCACCAGGCAGACCTCGGTCCACAGGCCCGACAGGATGATCTTCTTGCGCCCGGTCGCCTTGACCGCCGCCACGAGCGCCTCGTCCTCCCAGGCGTTCATGGACGTACGGTCGATGACCTCGTTCTTGGGAAACACCTCGGCGAGCTGCGGCAGCAGAGGCCCGGAGAACGACTCGGCGGCGACCGTGGTCAGGACGGCCGGCACATCGAATGCCTGAGCCGCCTTGGCAAGACCCACGGTGCTGTTGATGATCGCGGCGCGATCGCCGCTGCCGGTGCCGAAGAACATCTGCGGCTGGTGGTCCACGAAGAGCATGACCGAGTTGTCGGGCGTGAGCAGATCCTTGCTCGGGGCGGCCTGCACCTTGTTGATGTCGAACATGAGGGGTCCTCTCGAAGCAATCGGTAACGTGCCCGCCGCGTCCGCGGCTCGGCACTTCTTCAAGCTACGAGCGCCCCGACCGACCGGGTTGACCTCCTGCGCCCAGGGGTTGGCACGACAGCGCACAACCGGTCAAGGACCAGAGCCGCGCGGTGTCACGGGCGCGAACGCACAAGGTCGCGACGCCGGCACACTCGCCCTGGGACTCCTCCGAAACGGTGCGCAACCACAGCCCAACCCAACGAAGGGTCGCCTCACCAGCGGAAACACCGTCAGGAACGGGCCGCGGCTGGGGAGAATCGACCGCGTAGGACGGCGTCACGGTGAAAGCCCCGGAAACGAGCAAAGTCGCAGGCCAGCCCGACTCGTACAGCAATCTGCGCAGGTCAGCTCGTTGCGGGCGACGGCTTCAAGAAGATCTCCTCGCCACCTCAACAGGTCATGTGTCGCTCTAACCGCCCTTCAGGCTGCTTCCCAAAGGCCGGCGTCCAGGATCCGTGCGGCCTTGGTGATGCTGCCCGGCATCAGGTGCCGGTAGGTCCGGTACGTCTCCTCGATGGACTTGTGGCCCATCCATTCCGCCACGTCGGTGATCGGGAAGCCGCTGCCGAGGGCGTTCGAGGCGAAGTAGTGCCGGAAGCCGTACATCCCGACACCTTCTTCCGGCGGGAGGTCTTCGAAGAGCCTCTTCACCCGGCGTCGCTCCATGCCTTCGGTGAAATAGCCGCCCGGGCCGCGCAGGAGGTAGCCCTCCTTCGTGGTGCCGTGCTTGGCCGCGTAGTGCTCGATCGCCTCCCGGACCGATCGTGGCAGAGGAACCTCCCGGAACTCCCCCGTCTTGCGGTGCTTCAGCTTCGCCGGCTTGAGCGTGTTGGAGTGGATCTGCTCGCGCACCCGGTACACGTCCTGGGCTACGACGTTGTGGACGTTCACCGCCCGCGCCTCACCATTCCGCAGGCCACATCCCGCCATCATGACGATTTCCAGCGCAAGGTCCTCGTCGGCAACCTTCAGCGCCTTTTTCACATAGGCGAGGGACGGGATGGCGACCGTTGCCCGCACGTACTCCGGTTCCTGGACACCCTTCACCGGGTCGTCCGCCATGGCCCCCTTGGCATAGGTGTCTCGCAGGATGGT
The sequence above is a segment of the Streptomyces sp. NBC_01255 genome. Coding sequences within it:
- a CDS encoding tyrosine-type recombinase/integrase, which encodes MARQLARGMGSFFKDCGCAKPTRCPHPYSIRFRDALGRQREESGFGTQDEAIERLTQVYAEKKTTAPSVAATRRELGQQTVEEYAKQWRPRQRKMTDYSTGEHVDSSISVHIVPRLGSRKLDSVTPIVVERFLDEMESDGVGRGNQVNVFRALKTILRDTYAKGAMADDPVKGVQEPEYVRATVAIPSLAYVKKALKVADEDLALEIVMMAGCGLRNGEARAVNVHNVVAQDVYRVREQIHSNTLKPAKLKHRKTGEFREVPLPRSVREAIEHYAAKHGTTKEGYLLRGPGGYFTEGMERRRVKRLFEDLPPEEGVGMYGFRHYFASNALGSGFPITDVAEWMGHKSIEETYRTYRHLMPGSITKAARILDAGLWEAA
- a CDS encoding dihydrolipoyl dehydrogenase family protein; amino-acid sequence: MEDTYDVVVVGGGPAGEVVADRTVRSGLTAVVVEAEAVGGECSYRACVPSKALLRPGAARAAARSVDGARQSVTAALDPARVLARRDRFTGRGDDTGQADWLDGAGIALVRGHGRLAGERRVEVTGADGTVHTLRARLAVVVCTGTEPALPPVEGLDRIGVWTNRQATTADAVPERLVVIGGGAVACEMATAWRSLGSSVTLLVRDQALLTGWEPCAGEEVTRGLSDLGVTIRFGVSAVRVARDADTRTVTVNTDDGTALVCDEVLAAVGRRPRTADLGLDSVGLPAGDWLPVDDTCRVTAVEGAWLYAVGDVNHRAPLTHMAKYQARACTAAIAERAAGRPAVTGGRQPWSAEADHIAVPQAVFTRPEVASVGLTERAAREAGLAVRTVEYRIDDVAGAALHADDYRGHAKLVVDETRGVVVGCTLTGPLATELIHTATVAIVGEVPLERLWHAVPAFPTVSEVWLRLLEAYGL
- a CDS encoding DoxX family membrane protein codes for the protein MDTGILILRLLVGLLVAGHGVQKISSHLGGKGLEGGTEEFRADGFRGGALTALAAGGGQIGSGLLLAAGLLTPLAATGVIGVMTVALTVKWRHGLWVQNDGYEYPLVLVGTAAALAATGPGAWSLDAALGLTPYPLWWAALALVAGLGSGLLTRLVLHRPPAPAIADR
- a CDS encoding amidohydrolase — its product is MTGPSTSMPVAGLVPAPRREREHADLLVRNAKVFTGDPDRPEARVVAIRDGRVAALGDDHDLAHLVGPGTKVVDALGRRVIPGLNDSHLHVIRGGLNYVLELRWDGVRSLRHALAMLREQAGRTPKGQWIRVVGGWTAEQFAERRMPTVAELNAAAPDTPVFVLHLYQSALMNRAAVQAAGFTRDTPDPRGGQIVRGRDGEPNGVLLAAPSALILYSTLAKAPALDEADKRTSTRHFLRELNRFGLTSAVDAAGGFQNFPDNYATVVDLARSGELTLRIAYHLFPQTAGQELADLKRWTEMVKPGDGDEWLRLNGAGENLTWAAADFENFSEPRPELAAGYETEFESAVRLLLENGWGFRLHATYDETIRRDLAVFEKLAAEGLFPGGNRWLFDHAETVSANSLDRIAALGGALSVQNRMSFQGAAFLDRYGAEAAAHTPPVRAMLDRGLTVAAGTDATRVSSYNPWVALHWLVTGRTVGGTALYPAGNLIDRETALGLYTRGGAQLTGEQDVKGTLREGCYGDLTILSDDFLTVPEDVIPDIESVLTVVGGRIVYASAEYEGLDEAVPPVTPEWSPVAHFGGYQSGARQASAVAEAVAESEQHRRWRVARGSVPDTTPSFVDPCFEH
- a CDS encoding hydrolase produces the protein MFDINKVQAAPSKDLLTPDNSVMLFVDHQPQMFFGTGSGDRAAIINSTVGLAKAAQAFDVPAVLTTVAAESFSGPLLPQLAEVFPKNEVIDRTSMNAWEDEALVAAVKATGRKKIILSGLWTEVCLVLPALSALEQGYEVYVVSDASGGVSPAAHEHALQRMIAAGAVPVTWVQVLLELQRDWARQESYGAVMEIVKAHAGAYGLGVVYAQAVIGAHAAG
- a CDS encoding alpha/beta fold hydrolase; protein product: MHPKRRTLALALPATLAALMGAAPAAPATPATPAAPASGPAAAGADRHGPKPTIVLVHGAFADASSWSGTIRRLQRAGYPVLAPANPLRGLAADTAYLRSVLAAVEGPVVLVGHSYGGAVISGAALGDIRVKALVYIAAFTPDKGESAAELAAKFPGSTLGDTVNPRSYPLPGGGSGTELVIERAKFHRQFAADVPTADAAVMAATQRPVATAALEETAGEAAWKTIPSWALIATADKNIPPAAERWMARRAGSHITEVDASHAVAVSRPAVVTDVILDAVRATR
- a CDS encoding ABC transporter substrate-binding protein, translating into MRFGARLALAVIALAALATACGVPQDSGSPSHTAVDCGPYARYGKHPGTKVTVYAENRDREADLFEETWADFADCTGIDVQYEGDGEFEAQIQLRVDGGSAPDVAFFPQPGLLERFARAGKLKPASAGVVALAKQGWSADWNSYATVNGTLYGTPLVANVKSFVWYSPKFFRDRGLSVPRTWSELMAVTEKVAASGVKPWCAGIESAEATGWPVTDWIEDVLLRQQGTDVYDQWVAHKIPFNDPRVIKAMDTVGSILKNDRYANGGFGPARSMASISFQEAGTPILSGDCAMHRQASFYADMWPKGTEIGPDKDVYAFLLPGADPAGRPVLGGGVFTAVFADRPEVRAYQEYLASADFANARMKKGPFVSANKGVDPANAATPVDRLSIQLLQDPRTQFRFDGSDLMPASVGAGTFWKGSVDWTGGASTRQVADSIERSWPSH
- a CDS encoding alpha/beta hydrolase; translation: MKNRPILEPAAQAFADATAQPPYLYQIPVAEGRKAVDGVQSGEGVPLPEVDEEWITVHGGPTGDVRARIVRPRGATGPLPVILYIHGAGWVFGNAHTHDRLVRELAVGTRAAVVFPEYDLSPEARYPVAIEQNYSVAQWVAREGHHKDLDGTRIAVAGDSVGGNMSAALTLMAKQRGDVVLVQQVLFYPVTDASFDTDSYHQFGEGYFLRRDAMKWFWDQYTTAEAERAQITASPLRATTEQLTGLPPALVITAEADVLRDEGEAYAAKLRAAGVPVTALRVQGVIHDFVMLNALRETQAAELAIGLATDTLRKALA
- a CDS encoding GPR1/FUN34/YaaH family transporter — translated: MSAASPAADSGDTPATSPDAPPGRRFEPDLRSMTRINLRPIASPMPLGFFTIAIASVMTGCLQLGLFDEAARAAVAYTVLPAFVLQLLVSFLAFGARDVIAATLMAVFAGSWLPYSLIMLSGAADGLQVLGVFNLALLCFGALMTAVTRPKRALWLVLAVSLPRWAATGLGGITGAEWLTRTSGALGLVVALVAMYTAFALMLEDMRSEQVLPIGRSGPAHLAVEGDLAVQLRNLERQAGVRRTL
- a CDS encoding GNAT family N-acetyltransferase codes for the protein MEPQVTDRPQKSRYEILAGDDGTETAGFAEYHLSEGEIAFIHTEIDSRFAGQGLGGLLARGALDDARARGLRVLPYCPFIRGWIGKHPEYTDLVPEARRARFGL
- a CDS encoding Dps family protein, with product MDTLTTLHGGGQPLLHQKGAETQAFGTLKQLPIGLGHDTRMYACQRLNRVLADTQILYSLYKKHHWLMRGATFYSLHLMLDKHAEAQLAIVDALAERIQSLGGVAVGDPRHVAELTAIPRPPDGVEPVPVMLSRLLDAHERILIDARDAAARLSGEGDEGSADLLVSDVIRTGEAQVWFLAEHLVDTPLVRS
- a CDS encoding alpha/beta fold hydrolase, which codes for MSRHARPTVVLVHGAFADASSFARVIPELTAAGMEVVAPAVPNRSLVDDAAYIASVVRAVEGPVILVGHSYGGAVITLAGTEDNVRALVYLAGYALEEGESLGELQGRFPDSGLADALVYTPFPVAGSTETGTDVSVEIEKFPALFAADVDPDLAAVLAVSQRPLAARAFSEAAPVAAWKTKPSWGLVASSDRTINPDVERFGYERAGMTTVEVDSSHLVMLAQPKAVAELIQDAARATAH